The Arachis hypogaea cultivar Tifrunner chromosome 14, arahy.Tifrunner.gnm2.J5K5, whole genome shotgun sequence genome has a segment encoding these proteins:
- the LOC112740996 gene encoding dihydroneopterin aldolase 1-like isoform X1, with the protein MMIAATTMETESLMRGDKLILRGLMFHGFHGVNPEERTLGQKFLVDIDAWIDLRAAGKSDNLSDSVSYTDIYRIVKEVIEGPPHNLLESVAQKIASTTLTNHHQISSYRSS; encoded by the exons ATGATGATAGCAGCAACAACAATGGAAACTGAATCACTTATGAGGGGTGACAAACTCATTCTGAGGGGATTAATGTTCCATGGTTTTCATGGTGTGAATCCAGAAGAAAGAACACTTGGTCAGAAATTCTTGGTAGATATAGATGCTTGGATTGATCTTAGAGCTGCTGGTAAATCTGATAACTTGTCAGATTCAGTTAGCTACACAGATATATACCG AATAGTAAAGGAAGTTATTGAAGGGCCACCTCACAACCTTCTGGAATCAGTGGCTCAAAAGATTGCAAGCACAACTCTAACCAATCACCATCAGATATCTAGTTATAGGTCCAGTTGA
- the LOC112740995 gene encoding probable purine permease 5 isoform X2, with amino-acid sequence MPLPSVPLLEPESSMEPESSTPPSSLWDQIFEFTAKARDAYKRRPIPYWILLILGIIAMLVAFPASSILSRVYYDNGGQSKWIISWVSVAGWPLTALILFPTYFVQRISPTPLSLKLALSYIFLGFLSAADNLMYAYAYAYLPASTASLVASSSLVFSALFGYLLVKNQINASIINSIVVITAGLTIIALDSSSDRYPGISDSQYIMGYVWDILGSALHGLIFALSELVFVKLVGRRSFIVVLEQQVMVSLFAFAFTTVGVLLSRDFQGMASEANNFKGGRAAYYLVIIWGAITFQLGVLGATAVVFLASTVLAGVLNAVRTPITSIAAVILLHDPMSGFKILSLLITVWGFGSFIYGSSMGEKSS; translated from the exons ATGCCACTGCCGTCTGTGCCGCTGCTTGAACCTG AATCATCTATGGAGCCAGAATCATCAACTCCTCCCTCTTCACTTTGGGATCAAATTTTCGAATTCACAGCTAAGGCTAGAGATGCATACAAAAGAAGGCCAATCCCCTATTGGATTCTTCTCATTCTTGGAATCATAGCAATGCTCGTGGCATTTCCTGCTTCCAGCATCCTGTCTCGCGTTTATTATGATAATGGCGGCCAAAGCAAGTGGATCATATCTTGGGTGTCTGTGGCTGGATGGCCTCTAACCGCTCTGATATTGTTTCCTACGTACTTTGTTCAGAGAATCTCTCCAACGCCGCTGAGTTTAAAACTCGCTCTATCttatatttttttgggttttctaagtGCTGCTGACAACCTTATGTATGCTTACGCCTATGCATACCTCCCTGCATCTACTGCTTCACTGGTGGCATCATCTTCCCTTGTTTTTTCTGCGCTCTTCGGTTACCTTCTTGTCAAGAACCAAATCAATGCTTCGATAATAAATTCTATTGTTGTCATAACTGCTGGATTGACCATTATCGCATTGGATTCTAGCTCAGATAGATATCCTGGCATCAGTGACAGCCAGTACATCATGGGATACGTGTGGGACATATTAGGGTCTGCTCTTCATGGGCTTATTTTTGCCCTCTCGGAGTTGGTCTTTGTGAAGTTAGTCGGAAGAAGGTCCTTCATTGTTGTTCTGGAACAACAAGTTATGGTATCTCTTTTTGCATTTGCGTTCACCACTGTAGGGGTTCTTCTGAGCCGTGATTTTCAAGGAATGGCATCTGAAGCTAACAATTTCAAAGGCGGTCGAGCAGCTTATTACCTTGTAATCATTTGGGGTGCAATCACATTTCAGTTGGGGGTCTTAGGAGCCACCGCCGTTGTTTTCTTGGCTTCGACTGTGCTAGCAGGTGTGCTTAATGCGGTCAGAACTCCGATAACAAGCATTGCTGCAGTGATATTGCTTCATGACCCAATGAGTGGTTTCAAGATCCTCTCACTGTTGATTACCGTATGGGGATTTGGCTCATTTATTTATGGCAGTTCTATGGGTGAAAAATCATCTTAA
- the LOC112740996 gene encoding dihydroneopterin aldolase 1-like isoform X2, whose product METESLMRGDKLILRGLMFHGFHGVNPEERTLGQKFLVDIDAWIDLRAAGKSDNLSDSVSYTDIYRIVKEVIEGPPHNLLESVAQKIASTTLTNHHQISSYRSS is encoded by the exons ATGGAAACTGAATCACTTATGAGGGGTGACAAACTCATTCTGAGGGGATTAATGTTCCATGGTTTTCATGGTGTGAATCCAGAAGAAAGAACACTTGGTCAGAAATTCTTGGTAGATATAGATGCTTGGATTGATCTTAGAGCTGCTGGTAAATCTGATAACTTGTCAGATTCAGTTAGCTACACAGATATATACCG AATAGTAAAGGAAGTTATTGAAGGGCCACCTCACAACCTTCTGGAATCAGTGGCTCAAAAGATTGCAAGCACAACTCTAACCAATCACCATCAGATATCTAGTTATAGGTCCAGTTGA
- the LOC112740995 gene encoding probable purine permease 5 isoform X1: MPLPSVPLLEPAESSMEPESSTPPSSLWDQIFEFTAKARDAYKRRPIPYWILLILGIIAMLVAFPASSILSRVYYDNGGQSKWIISWVSVAGWPLTALILFPTYFVQRISPTPLSLKLALSYIFLGFLSAADNLMYAYAYAYLPASTASLVASSSLVFSALFGYLLVKNQINASIINSIVVITAGLTIIALDSSSDRYPGISDSQYIMGYVWDILGSALHGLIFALSELVFVKLVGRRSFIVVLEQQVMVSLFAFAFTTVGVLLSRDFQGMASEANNFKGGRAAYYLVIIWGAITFQLGVLGATAVVFLASTVLAGVLNAVRTPITSIAAVILLHDPMSGFKILSLLITVWGFGSFIYGSSMGEKSS, from the exons ATGCCACTGCCGTCTGTGCCGCTGCTTGAACCTG cagAATCATCTATGGAGCCAGAATCATCAACTCCTCCCTCTTCACTTTGGGATCAAATTTTCGAATTCACAGCTAAGGCTAGAGATGCATACAAAAGAAGGCCAATCCCCTATTGGATTCTTCTCATTCTTGGAATCATAGCAATGCTCGTGGCATTTCCTGCTTCCAGCATCCTGTCTCGCGTTTATTATGATAATGGCGGCCAAAGCAAGTGGATCATATCTTGGGTGTCTGTGGCTGGATGGCCTCTAACCGCTCTGATATTGTTTCCTACGTACTTTGTTCAGAGAATCTCTCCAACGCCGCTGAGTTTAAAACTCGCTCTATCttatatttttttgggttttctaagtGCTGCTGACAACCTTATGTATGCTTACGCCTATGCATACCTCCCTGCATCTACTGCTTCACTGGTGGCATCATCTTCCCTTGTTTTTTCTGCGCTCTTCGGTTACCTTCTTGTCAAGAACCAAATCAATGCTTCGATAATAAATTCTATTGTTGTCATAACTGCTGGATTGACCATTATCGCATTGGATTCTAGCTCAGATAGATATCCTGGCATCAGTGACAGCCAGTACATCATGGGATACGTGTGGGACATATTAGGGTCTGCTCTTCATGGGCTTATTTTTGCCCTCTCGGAGTTGGTCTTTGTGAAGTTAGTCGGAAGAAGGTCCTTCATTGTTGTTCTGGAACAACAAGTTATGGTATCTCTTTTTGCATTTGCGTTCACCACTGTAGGGGTTCTTCTGAGCCGTGATTTTCAAGGAATGGCATCTGAAGCTAACAATTTCAAAGGCGGTCGAGCAGCTTATTACCTTGTAATCATTTGGGGTGCAATCACATTTCAGTTGGGGGTCTTAGGAGCCACCGCCGTTGTTTTCTTGGCTTCGACTGTGCTAGCAGGTGTGCTTAATGCGGTCAGAACTCCGATAACAAGCATTGCTGCAGTGATATTGCTTCATGACCCAATGAGTGGTTTCAAGATCCTCTCACTGTTGATTACCGTATGGGGATTTGGCTCATTTATTTATGGCAGTTCTATGGGTGAAAAATCATCTTAA